In a genomic window of Helianthus annuus cultivar XRQ/B chromosome 10, HanXRQr2.0-SUNRISE, whole genome shotgun sequence:
- the LOC110883507 gene encoding uclacyanin-3, producing the protein MQPFYPQIMSSSLTIFFSIFFALISFVSAITEYTVGDDMGWRIPAANETELYNVWASRRRFYVGDSLRFRYTYDSLVIVDKFGFYHCDSSKAIRYYNEGDDVIVLYMPGCMYFTSGEAEECKQGLKMAVQVLNSGPKPEFPPPPTFNPPPPPPPPPTFDPPPPPTFDPPPPPPPTFDPPPPPTFNPPPPRIDPPPPTFDPPPPAFDPPDDPDPDYPDPGPDYPDPGQDYPNPGPDYPDPGPDYPDPGPDNPDPGMHPVPESSPAPSLSDSVISFVVFYFVTAFVVDFGLWDLEV; encoded by the exons ATGCAACCCTTTTACCCACAAATAATGTCTTCATCTTTAACCATCTTCTTCTCCATCTTCTTCGCCCTCATTAGCTTCGTCTCCGCCATCACCGAATACACCGTCGGGGACGACATGGGATGGCGGATCCCCGCAGCCAACGAAACCGAACTCTACAACGTATGGGCATCCAGACGCCGGTTCTACGTCGGTGACTCTCTCC GCTTTCGTTACACTTATGACTCACTGGTGATTGTTGACAAATTCGGGTTTTACCACTGCGATTCAAGTAAGGCGATTCGTTATTATAACGAAGGTGATGACGTGATCGTTCTTTATATGCCGGGTTGTATGTATTTCACTAGTGGTGAGGCTGAAGAGTGTAAACAAGGGTTGAAGATGGCGGTTCAAGTCTTGAATTCCGGCCCCAAACCGGAGTTTCCGCCTCCGCCCACATTCAATCCGCCTCCCCCGCCGCCTCCGCCTCCCACATTTGATCCGCCTCCGCCGCCCACGTTTGATCCGCCTCCGCCTCCACCGCCCACGTTTGATCCGCCTCCCCCGCCTACGTTCAATCCTCCACCGCCTAGGATTGATCCGCCTCCGCCCACATTCGATCCTCCTCCGCCCGCATTTGATCCGCCTGATGATCCGGATCCGGATTATCCTGACCCTGGACCGGATTACCCTGACCCTGGTCAAGATTACCCCAATCCTGGACCGGATTACCCGGATCCTGGGCCGGATTACCCGGATCCTGGGCCGGATAATCCTGATCCGGGCATGCATCCGGTGCCGGAATCGAGTCCGGCACCTTCTCTGTCAGATTCAGTTATATCATTTGTGGTTTTTTATTTTGTAACTGCTTTTGTTGTTGATTTTGGGTTGTGGGATTTGGAGGTATAG